Proteins co-encoded in one Leishmania panamensis strain MHOM/PA/94/PSC-1 chromosome 22 sequence genomic window:
- the FPPS gene encoding farnesyl pyrophosphate synthase (TriTrypDB/GeneDB-style sysID: LpmP.22.1240), with translation MTHMERFQRVYEEVQGFLLSDAEKRFEMDVHRKRYLKDMMDTTCLGGKYNRGLCVVDVAEAMAKDARMDAAAMERTLHDACVCGWMIEMLQAHFLVEDDIMDNSKTRRGRPCWYLHPGVTTQVAINDGLIVLAWATQVALHYFADRPFLAEVLRVFHDVDFTTTIGQLYDVTSMVDSAKLDANVAHANTTDYVEYTPFNHRRIVVYKTAYYTYWLPLVMGLLVSGTAEKVDKEVTHKVSMVMGEYFQVQDDVMDCFTSPEKLGKIGTDIEDAKCSWLAVTFLAIAPAEKAAEFKANYGSADPAKVAVIKQLYAEQNLLARFEEYEQGIVAEVEQLIAVLEAQNAAFAASVKVLWGKTYRRQR, from the coding sequence ATGACGCACATGGAGCGCTTCCAGAGGGTCTACGAGGAGGTTCAGGGGTTCCTCCTCAGCGATGCGGAAAAGCGCTTCGAAATGGACGTCCATCGCAAGCGCTACCTAAAGGATATGATGGACACCACCTGCCTCGGCGGTAAGTACAACCGCGGTCTCTGCGTTGTGGacgtggcggaggcgatggcgAAGGATGCGCGGATggacgcagcggcgatggagcGCACTCTGCAcgacgcgtgcgtgtgcggctgGATGATCGAGATGCTACAGGCCCACTTCCTTGTGGAGGATGACATCATGGACAACAGCAAGACTCGCCGCGGCAGGCCGTGCTGGTACCTGCACCCCGGCGTGACCACGCAGGTGGCCATCAATGACGGCCTCATTGTACTGGCCTGGGCGACGCAGGTGGCACTTCACTACTTCGCCGACCGCCCCTTcctcgccgaggtgctgcgcgtctTCCACGACGTTGATTTCACCACCACGATTGGCCAACTGTACGACGTCACGTCGATGGTGGACTCGGCGAAGCTGGACGCCAACGTGGCGCACGCCAACACGACGGACTACGTCGAGTACACCCCCTTCAACCATCGCCGCATCGTCGTGTACAAGACCGCCTACTACACCTACTGGCTACCACTGGTGATGGGCCTGTTGGTGAGCGGGACTGCGGAGAAGGTGGACAAGGAGGTAACGCACAAGGTGTCCATGGTGATGGGCGAGTATTTCCAGGTGCAGGACGACGTGATGGACTGCTTCACCTCACCGGAGAAGCTGGGCAAGATTGGCACCGACATTGAGGACGCCAAGTGCTCGTGGCTCGCCGTCACCTTCCTGGCGATCGCCCCGGCAGAAAAGGCCGCGGAGTTCAAGGCCAACTACGGCTCCGCTGACCCAGCCAAAGTCGCTGTTATCAAGCAGCTGTACGCTGAGCAGAATCTGCTCGCCCGCTTCGAGGAGTACGAGCAGGGCAttgtggcggaggtggagcagctcatcGCTGTGCTAGAGGCGCAGAATGCCGCTTTCGCGGCGAGTGTCAAGGTGCTCTGGGGCAAGACCTACAGACGCCAGAGGTAA
- a CDS encoding intraflagellar transport protein-like protein (TriTrypDB/GeneDB-style sysID: LpmP.22.1250), translating into MRAASRSGVGTSAGPGRQVGDRSYYIGLIRPKIAELSAEIERLQEQEQLIDRNSSVLTQLQQKSRSLQDDIAKLKDALADANVAVENSSSRDLAAVKDESTRLAKQNIAQRKRVDDLFLAVKDTDAKTKATLQLLEEEIQQLDRRILNENQDYHSYTAIRDEAFAVSDMVLDRQHELRTLHAKQDFLMANLADDPDKKRAAEMLRGILRKRRERKELQSQCSLSVKEEQEKLIGQLKAARSDIEVLERQVNDIRDTLQESRARQSALEEEVKNFSGENVQAFQELQEKDREMQIFIDEYPDKERAELDKIAEAQKNIADLLSRISQALEMQRQMPTENSADTLHNLATQVDAKRDQIQNDVKTHQRLEKELLERKVELDKVAHLDKKIKEELSSHSAKMAEQKVEMERFSDLAGLRVEVEDTRNVLNGQLAYYTRLRDGSKQQLNALTAQYEARKKELHTNDVFTTLSTQEQRIRMLWQSTFSLEDYVRLKEKDTQYLSTKAECLRIVDEVNLQLQNPSRIAGMGAAPLFSATSTH; encoded by the coding sequence ATGAGGGCAGCGTCGCGCAGTGGCGTCGGTACCTCTGCCGGTCCCGGACGTCAGGTTGGCGACCGTAGCTACTACATCGGGCTGATCCGCCCCAAGATTGCCGAGCTCTCGGCTGAGATTGagcggctgcaggagcaggagcaaCTCATCGACCGCAACAGCTCCGTgctcacgcagctgcagcagaagTCGAGGTCGCTGCAGGATGACATTGCAAAGCTGAAGGACGCGCTTGCGGATGCAAACGTTGCCGTAGAAAATTCTAGCTCGCGCGACCTCGCTGCCGTGAAGGATGAGTCCACGCGACTGGCGAAGCAGAACATCGCCCAGCGCAAGAGGGTCGACGACTTATTCCTCGCTGTGAAAGACACGGACGCCAAGACGAAGGCGACGTTGCAgttgctggaggaggagatccAGCAGTTGGACAGGCGCATTCTCAACGAGAACCAAGACTACCACTCCTACACAGCCATCCGCGACGAGGCCTTCGCGGTGTCGGACATGGTGCTGGATCGCCAGCACGAGTTGCGAACACTGCACGCGAAGCAGGATTTTCTGATGGCGAACCTCGCTGATGACCCCGACAAGAAGCGTGCCGCCgagatgctgcgcggcaTTCTGCGCAAGCGacgggagaggaaagagctGCAGAGTCAgtgctccctctctgttaaggaggagcaggagaagctgatTGGGCAGCTCAAGGCGGCCCGCTCCGACATCGAGGTGCTGGAGCGGCAGGTGAATGACATCCGCGACACGCTGCAAGAGTCGCGTGCTCGGCAAagcgcgctggaggaggaagtgaagaACTTCAGTGGTGAGAACGTGCAGGCCTTTCAGGAACTGCAAGAGAAGGACCGCGAGATGCAAATTTTCATTGACGAGTACCCCGACAAGGAACGGGCAGAGCTGGACAAGATTGCCGAGGCGCAGAAGAACATTGCTGACCTGCTGAGCCGCATCTCACAAGCCCTGGagatgcagcggcagatgcCGACGGAAAACAGCGCTGACACCCTTCACAACTTAGCGACGCAGGTAGATGCGAAGCGTGACCAGATTCAGAACGACGTGAAGACCCACCAGCGACTGGAGAAGGAGTTGCTGGAGCGTAAGGTGGAGCTGGACAAGGTGGCACACCTCGACAAGAAGATCAAAGAGGAGCTGTCGTCGCACAGCGCCAAGATGGCGGAGCAGAAGGTGGAGATGGAAAGGTTCAGTGACCTTGCGGGGCTgcgggtggaggtggaggacacGCGCAATGTGCTTAATGGACAACTCGCTTACTACACGCGTCTACGAGATGggtcgaagcagcagctgaatgCGCTCACGGCTCAGTACGAGGCGCGTaagaaggagctgcacacAAATGATGTGTTCACCACGCTTTCCACACAAGAGCAGCGTATTCGCATGCTGTGGCAGTCTACCTTCTCCCTAGAAGACTACGTGCGTctgaaggagaaggacaCGCAGTACCTCAGCACCAAGGCGGAGTGCCTGCGGATCGTCGATGAAGTGAATCTGCAGTTGCAGAACCCCTCGCGGATTGCCGGGATgggggcggcgccgctcttcaGTGCCACTAGCACGCATTAG
- a CDS encoding mak-16-like RNA binding protein, putative (TriTrypDB/GeneDB-style sysID: LpmP.22.1260), giving the protein MNHDDAMWNIMGQTFCSFKVKTNDDKVRFCRNPYNVTGLCQRGVCPLSNAQYATVIEHEDELYLYVKTAERAHLPRRQWEKVKLDVSFPKALAQIDDELQWWDQKLVIKVKARLLRLKQYLMRKRKMLMEPQDEYVSVNKRQEDKLLRREEKAEAAARIEMEIEKELLDRLRKGTYDSVINYNKEAFEKLLDEEENREDFEALEQEEDEEFPDFVMDEEDEEVADEQEAVLGGRNKSKSRRRDKLVIEEEVERELPPRQRSRLEDLEW; this is encoded by the coding sequence ATGAACCACGATGATGCCATGTGGAACATCATGGGGCAGACATTCTGCTCCTTCAAGGTAAAGACGAACGACGACAAGGTCCGCTTCTGCCGCAACCCATACAACGTGACTGGTCTCTGTCAGCGCGGTGTGTGCCCGCTGTCCAATGCGCAATACGCCACCGTCATTGAGCACGAGGATGAGCTGTACCTATACGTAAAAACTGCTGAGAGGGCTCacctgccgcggcggcaatgggagaaggtgaagcTCGACGTCTCCTTCCCAAAAGCTCTGGCGCAGATTGACGAtgagctgcagtggtggGACCAGAAGCTGGTGATCAAGGTCAAAGCCCGTTTGTTGCGGCTGAAGCAGTATCTGATGCGCAAGCGAAAGATGCTGATGGAGCCGCAGGACGAGTACGTGTCTGTGAACAAGCGGCAGGAGGACAAGCTGCTACGacgagaggagaaggcagaggcTGCGGCCCGCATTGAGATGGAGAtcgagaaggagctgctcgaTCGTCTGCGCAAGGGCACCTACGATAGTGTCATCAACTACAACAAGGAGGCCTTCGAGAAACTGCttgatgaggaggagaaccgCGAGGACTTTGAGGCACTTGaacaggaggaggatgaggagttCCCTGACTTCGTgatggacgaggaggatgaagagGTAGCGGATGAGCAGGAGGCAGTGCTCGGCGGCCGAAACAAGAGCAAGAGTCGGAGGCGTGATAAACTTGTaatcgaggaggaggtggagcgggagctgccaccgcgccaGCGGTCACGCCTGGAGGACCTCGAGTGGTAG
- a CDS encoding hypothetical protein (TriTrypDB/GeneDB-style sysID: LpmP.22.1270), with protein sequence MSLGEMSMSEVPRVCSRLASFQSSAKPARVVVTSARCTPTSTVAAAASTAESSGKASLQQEMEQCLSVDVAKMVEMGKKLMAERQCFYAEKFFAKALRTLDAVAADVNRIAASREDYNGSVALCLAWAGLALMVQGEQTVENVYLARLGRQATLQPYCDEPLSDANRAMTTWRLMQGAPRPWSETRDSEAKLRATLLSNAQDTSARSLLVITLFLKGDLERAMTEALKLHVSGDAFGRVALKHMSRFLGKDHILVQRLGSPDLTESI encoded by the coding sequence ATGTCACTTGGAGAGATGAGTATGTCAGAGGTGCCGCGGGTGTGCAGTCGACTTGCATCCTTTCAGTCCTCTGCAAAGCCTGCGCGCGTTGTGGTGACTAGTGCGCGCTGCACTCCCACCTCCACcgttgcggctgcggcgtcgacggcagagagcagcggcaaggcATCGCTACAGCAGGAGATGGAGCAGTGCTTGTCGGTGGATGTGGCGAAGATGGTTGAAATGGGGAAAAAGTTGATGGCAGAGCGTCAGTGCTTTTACGCAGAAAAATTCTTCGCAAAAGCACTGCGAACCCTTGATGCGGTTGCCGCCGACGTTAATCGGATCGCCGCATCTCGAGAGGACTACAATGGCAGCGTCGCCCTGTGTTTGGCGTGGGCTGGGCTGGCACTGATGGTGCAAGGCGAGCAGACCGTTGAGAACGTGTACTTGGCGCGCCTTGGGCGGCAGGCGACGCTACAGCCGTATTGTGATGAGCCACTTAGTGATGCGAACCGCGCCATGACCACTTGGCGGCTGATGCAAGGTGCACCGCGCCCATGGAGCGAAACGCGAGATAGCGAGGCGAAACTGCGTGCGACCCTTTTGTCAAACGCACAAGATACCTCCGCCCGTAGTCTTCTCGTGATCACATTGTTTCTTAAAGGGGACCTGGAGCGTGCCATGACGGAGGCTCTAAAGTTGCACGTGAGCGGCGATGCCTTTGGCCGCGTGGCCCTCAAGCACATGTCGCGCTTCCTTGGTAAGGACCACATATTAGTGCAGCGTCTTGGATCACCAGACTTGACCGAGTCGATTTAG
- a CDS encoding hypothetical protein (TriTrypDB/GeneDB-style sysID: LpmP.22.1280), whose product MAIPKDASRLLLHPLNAQRQQQLAFALSHNEQQLEEFDKQGRLEMLQHQQARRAAWAQASAAAESDMSAVWECVSLAIRDRLTSLQPEGYQTFMFPDGTAIYEGDWKNCHPHGQGCLRRSNPMNDVYEGKWFVGQRCGTGTYHSGEYQFLYQGSWFDDKLHGKGELVEPEGVYTGEFVENTLHGYGEYVYNDGHVYKGDWTCGLYEGNGTYLYPSGAKYEGGWLRGREHGRGTKWFSNGDVYIGEWMHGMPHGHGSLTSTCSTAARVTGEWRYGSLHGQATCVFANGSHYAGEWQRGRFHGRGTYEVPCANGELQRYTGAYANGKRHGYGEYTSSTVSYAGEWVQDKKDGEGSLQVRGGGTYYGRWKADVPEGEGTYVSTYRKGHHDEMHCEARHGTFTACVDQRTQQRVDMRLLGR is encoded by the coding sequence ATGGCGATTCCAAAGGACGCgtcgcgcctcctcctccacccactGAATgctcagcgacagcaacaaCTCGCCTTCGCCTTGAGCCacaacgagcagcagctAGAGGAGTTTGATAAGCAGGGCAGGCTAGagatgctgcagcaccagcaagCGCGTCGGGCAGCGTGGGCGCAGGCTAGCGCAGCCGCTGAGAGTGACATGTCAGCGGTGTGGGAGTGTGTGAGCCTCGCGATACGTGACCGTCTCACCTCTCTGCAGCCTGAGGGGTACCAGACCTTCATGTTTCCCGATGGCACGGCCATCTACGAGGGCGACTGGAAGAACTGCCACCCTCACGGGCAAGGGTGTTTACGTCGCTCGAATCCTATGAACGATGTGTATGAGGGGAAGTGGTTTGTCggtcagcgctgcggcacggGGACATACCACAGTGGTGAGTATCAATTCCTCTACCAAGGCTCCTGGTTCGATGACAAGCTGCACGGCAAAGGTGAACTGGTCGAGCCGGAGGGTGTGTACACGGGCGAGTTTGTCGAGAACACTCTTCACGGCTACGGCGAGTATGTGTACAACGACGGGCACGTGTACAAGGGAGACTGGACCTGTGGTTTGTACGAGGGCAACGGCACCTACCTCTACCCGAGCGGCGCCAAGTATGAGGGTGGCTGGCTGCGGGGACGCGAGCATGGACGAGGCACAAAGTGGTTTAGCAACGGTGATGTGTATATCGGGGAGTGGATGCATGGTATGCCACACGGGCATGGTAGCCTCaccagcacctgcagcactgcagctcgCGTGACGGGGGAATGGCGGTACGGTTCTCTGCATGGTCAGGCGACCTGCGTCTTCGCTAACGGCAGCCACTACGCTGGCGAGTGGCAGCGGGGTCGTTTTCACGGACGTGGTACGTACGAAGTGCCGTGCGCGAACGGGGAGTTGCAGCGGTACACTGGAGCCTACGCAAACGGGAAGCGCCACGGCTACGGGGAGTACACGTCCTCCACTGTGTCATACGCCGGAGAGTGGGTGCAAGACAAGAAGGATGGCGAGGGCTCGCTACAGGTGCGCGGGGGCGGGACGTACTACGGCCGATGGAAGGCCGATGTGCCGGAGGGCGAAGGGACGTACGTATCAACGTACCGCAAGGGCCACCATGACGAGATGCATTGCGAGGCGAGGCATGGGACCTTCACTGCATGCGTTGACCAACGCACCCAGCAGCGCGTTGACATGCGCCTTCTCGGTCGATGA
- a CDS encoding centrin, putative (TriTrypDB/GeneDB-style sysID: LpmP.22.1290), with protein MAALTDEQIREAFNLFDADGSGAIDAEEMALAMKGLGFGDLPRDEVERIIRTMHTDANGLVEYGAFEVMIKSRMAQKDSPEEILKAFQLFDLDKKGKISFANLKEVAKLLGENPGDDVLKEMIAEADEDGDGEVSFEEFKSVMLQMRGK; from the coding sequence ATGGCCGCGCTGACGGACGAGCAAATCCGGGAGGCCTTCAACCTCTTTGACGCTGACGGCTCAGGGGCTATCGATGCGGAGGAGATGGCACTAGCGATGAAGGGTCTCGGCTTCGGTGATCTGCCGCgcgacgaggtggagcgcaTCATTCGCACCATGCACACGGACGCCAACGGCTTGGTGGAGTACGGTGCATTTGAGGTCATGATCAAGTCGCGCATGGCGCAGAAGGACTCACCGGAGGAGATCCTCAAGGCCTTTCAGCTCTTCGATCTCGACAAGAAAGGCAAAATCTCCTTTGCGAACTTGAAGGAGGTTGCGAAGCTTCTGGGCGAGAACCCCGGGGACGATGTACTAAAGGAGATGATCGCCGAGGCTGATGaagacggcgatggcgaggTGTCCTTTGAGGAGTTCAAGAGTGTGATGCTCCAGATGCGTGGCAAATAA
- a CDS encoding aquaporin, putative (TriTrypDB/GeneDB-style sysID: LpmP.22.1300), translated as MFTCRRSNQVEPPVSAGNPKNTTVARVADRPWVTDAINPVAASAPVPNTNTAIKKFSCLQSLHFDALTSAAVVEFIGTFLLVLTVSLSTVQNTEMAPISIGFLFMSLVFSFGYLSGGHINPMVTISVWLATSTGQGHATFSMRRLIMYVVAQMVGGMIAAFICVALNGREFPVPNMGVSLNTMLRGFLAESVFTFVLCSVFLHVAVSQQRNNSFYGFAIGFAVLCGGLTCDSISGGVFNPAVTTPLMIVRCLFSLSASACTSMPSLLVYWASEAIGAVCASIVYVALQNVGDEV; from the coding sequence ATGTTTACTTGCAGGCGCAGCAATCAAGTGGAGCCGCCGGTGTCGGCCGGTAATCCGAAGAATACAACCGTTGCCAGGGTGGCTGACCGGCCATGGGTGACCGACGCAATAAACCCAGttgctgcgtcggcgccggtgccgaaCACAAACACCGCCATCAAGAAGTTCTCCTGCTTGCAAAGTCTGCATTTTGACGCTCTCACGTCCGCAGCCGTGGTGGAGTTTATTGGGACGTTTCTGTTAGTACTGACCGTGTCTCTCAGCACCGTCCAGAATACGGAGATGGCACCCATCAGCATTGGATTCTTGTTCATGTCACTGGTTTTCTCCTTCGGTTACCTCAGCGGCGGCCACATTAACCCGATGGTAACCATCTCCGTGTGGCtggccacctccaccggtCAGGGCCACGCCACCTTCAGCATGCGCCGGCTCATCATGTACGTTGTCGCGCAGATGGTGGGTGGCATGATAGCTGCCTTTATCTGCGTGGCTCTTAACGGCCGAGAATTTCCAGTGCCGAACATGGGGGTGAGCCTCAACACGATGCTACGCGGCTTCCTCGCTGAAAGTGTGTTCACGTTTGTTCTCTGCTCAGTTTTCCTGCACGTTGCGGTCAGTCAGCAGCGCAATAACAGCTTCTACGGCTTCGCAATCGGCTTCGCAGTGCTGTGTGGAGGCCTGACATGTGACTCGATTAGCGGTGGTGTCTTCAACCCTGCTGTGACTACCCCTCTCATGATAGTGCGCTGCTTGTTTTCCCTCAGCGCGTCTGCGTGTACCTCGATGCCATCCCTGTTGGTCTACTGGGCCTCTGAGGCTATTGGGGCAGTGTGTGCATCGATTGTGTACGTGGCGCTGCAGAACGTGGGGGATGAAGTCTAA
- a CDS encoding fk506-binding protein 1-like protein (TriTrypDB/GeneDB-style sysID: LpmP.22.1310), translating to MPSDAVVMDKIIEGDGKTIPRPGSVVTLDYIGYLEDGSKFDSTLERGKPFVFRVGCGEVIKGWDAGIVQMSKGERSKLTMPASLAYGGTGFPGLIPPNATIVFEVTLLDVA from the coding sequence ATGCCCAGCGACGCAGTGGTGATGGATAAGATTATTGAGGGCGATGGCAAGACGATTCCTCGCCCTGGAAGTGTTGTGACTCTAGACTATATTGGCTATCTGGAGGACGGAAGTAAGTTTGACTCGACGCTGGAGCGCGGGAAGCCTTTCGTGTTTCGCGTCGGGTGCGGTGAGGTAATCAAGGGCTGGGATGCGGGTATTGTCCAGATGTCCAAGGGAGAGCGTAGCAAGCTGACGATGCCAGCGTCTCTTGCCTACGGCGGCACAGGATTTCCGGGGCTGATCCCCCCCAACGCGACAATTGTGTTCGAGGTAACGCTGCTCGACGTAGCGTAG
- a CDS encoding hypothetical protein (TriTrypDB/GeneDB-style sysID: LpmP.22.1320), which produces MLQKRMKANATVMEDPPGKGVRGGSSYRNAEGSLTMGARGCVPPQRSSKRMLNQEISLLMLILAAQTITGMVNIQDSVLSTELVADSHSFRGRPSLKNENYSSSYYSSASSDKHVPFMDISDGISSSIVDFDASENFDNDGDEEEVIATCFASQLTTPCRTNTYFTHNEDIWENIFSFLPWEAAMQVRGVSRFHFRQSLPRVTVARMPQSKVPAIFIPCLEDLDSNEMEIEAELAPQHQTPWPCPHCCLFNAQGTVCGNNRCQQPRPQNGQRLFLGQLRRTGTVPMVRWLVNTVFNASTGALVSVENRRNTHTQRGKGCAWPTINDEATVKRMLDAHHRLFFDSVNGVEGVWLVPKDREKALQSEVSMRYNGGAHQKHMPRGTIVVEIPSAPFFAAAPATAPLINAKGKGLDPREEVHRDMARSVTGLLCSAATQLSHSGSSYHKTSTTLPPYQSDQEMHPATVATAAEYYGYNGAANTMPYSIPGVDFVRAGVYRLNPYTVLI; this is translated from the coding sequence ATGCTGCAAAAGAGAATGAAGGCGAACGCGACAGTTATGGAGGACCCGCCTGGCAAGGGAGTCCGTGGGGGTTCGTCGTACAGAAACGCCGAGGGATCGCTGACGATGGGTGCCCGCGGTTgcgtgccaccgcagcgctccAGCAAGCGCATGCTGAACCAGGAGATTAGTCTTCTGATGCTGATTCTCGCTGCTCAGACGATTACCGGCATGGTCAACATTCAGGATAGCGTGCTGAGTACCGAGCTGGTGGCCGATTCGCACAGCTTCCGCGGGCGCCCGTCGCTGAAGAACGAGAACTACTCTTCTTCGTACTACTCGTCTGCGTCGTCTGACAAGCATGTGCCGTTTATGGACATCTCCGATGGCAtttcctcctccatcgtGGACTTTGATGCCAGTGAGAACTTCGACAACGAcggtgacgaggaggaggtcatCGCTACCTGCTTCGCTTCGCAGCTCACGACTCCGTGCCGTACCAACACGTACTTCACTCACAACGAGGACATCTGGGAGAACATCTTCAGTTTCTTGCCGTGGGAAGCTGCGATGCAGGTTCGCGGTGTGAGCCGTTTCCATTTCCGCCAGTCGCTTCCGCGGGTCACGGTTGCCCGCATGCCGCAGAGCAAGGTGCCGGCCATCTTCATCCCCTGCCTAGAGGATCTCGACAGCAACGAGATGGAGATCGAGGCAGAGCTGGCCCCGCAGCACCAAACACCGTGGCCGTGTCCGCACTGCTGCCTTTTCAACGCACAGGGAACCGTGTGCGGCAACAATCGCTGCCAGCAGCCTCGCCCACAGAACGGTcagcgcctcttcctcggccagctgcgccgcactgGGACGGTGCCCATGGTGCGTTGGTTGGTGAATACGGTCTTCAACGCTTCGACTGGTGCGCTGGTTTCAGTGGAGAACCGCCGCAACACTCACACACAGCGTGGTAAGGGCTGCGCGTGGCCCACAATCAACGACGAGGCCACTGTGAAGCGAATGCTCGAtgcgcaccatcgcctctTCTTTGACTCTGTGAACGGCGTGGAGGGTGTGTGGCTGGTGCCGAAGGACCGCGAGAAGGCGCTCCAGTCGGAGGTGTCGATGCGGTACAACGGGGGGGCGCATCAAAAGCACATGCCACGTGGGACGATTGTTGTGGAGATCCCATCAGCCCCAttttttgctgctgcacccgCTACTGCGCCCTTGATCAACGCCAAGGGCAAAGGTTTGGATCCCAGGGAGGAAGTTCACAGGGACATGGCGCGCAGTGTTACCGGTCTGCTGTGCTCTGCCGCCACCCAGTTGAGTCACTCAGGCTCGAGCTACCACAAGACGAGCACCACGCTTCCTCCCTACCAGTCCGACCAGGAGATGCACCCCGCAACAGTGGCTACCGCTGCGGAGTACTACGGGTACAACGGTGCAGCCAACACCATGCCGTACAGCATTCCTGGCGTGGACTTTGTGCGCGCTGGTGTGTACCGCCTGAACCCCTACACAGTTCTCATATAG
- the CYP6 gene encoding cyclophilin 6, putative (TriTrypDB/GeneDB-style sysID: LpmP.22.1330), whose protein sequence is MWRLSRAALQSNRAALYMPYTPVAANPVVYFDITAEGDALGRVSVELFRDVVPKTSENFRSLCTGERGYGQCLLYYKGIPFHRIIPGFVMQGGDILTKDGRSNVSVFGYPFSDESFEGKAGKHLPGTVGMAHSGPNQNGSQFFFNLGRNEQLDRKFVVVGQVLGGWEIINQVVKLCGSRCGTPVSRAWISDCGQSGGYMAEETQEALRGERAQHAMPGKEVLDLIQPRY, encoded by the coding sequence ATGTGGCGTCTCTCGCGTGCAGCGCTTCAGTCGAATCGCGCGGCGCTCTACATGCCGTACACCCCCGTAGCGGCTAACCCAGTGGTGTACTTTGACATCACTGCCGAAGGGGACGCGCTCGGCCGCGTGTCGGTGGAGCTGTTTAGGGATGTTGTTCCAAAAACAAGCGAGAACTTCCGCTCGCTGTGCACCGGCGAGCGTGGATATGGTCAGTGCCTGCTGTACTACAAGGGAATTCCGTTTCATCGTATTATTCCAGGGTTTGTCATGCAAGGCGGTGACATTCTCACCAAGGACGGCCGCAGCAATGTTAGCGTCTTCGGATATCCATTTTCGGATGAGTCTTTTGAGGGAAAGGCTGGGAAGCACTTGCCCGGGACTGTCGGCATGGCACACAGTGGGCCGAACCAAAACGGATCCCAGTTTTTCTTCAACCTGGGACGCAATGAGCAGCTTGATCGAAAGTTTGTCGTCGTGGGACAGGTGTTGGGAGGCTGGGAGATTATCAACCAAGTAGTGAAGTTGTGTGGCTCGCGCTGTGGGACTCCCGTGAGTCGTGCCTGGATCTCTGACTGTGGGCAGAGTGGCGGCTACATGGCAGAGGAGACGCAGGAGGCCCTACGGGGCGAGCGCGCGCAGCATGCGATGCCTGGCAAGGAAGTTCTCGACTTAATTCAACCGCGGTACTGA